In the genome of Bremerella sp. P1, the window CTGGGAGGATGTCTTCGCGGATAGTGAGCCTGTTGCCGAGACGACCGGGGCAGAGCTTCCGCCCTACAAATCGGCTCCTGCAGAGGCGTCGTCCGCCGATGAGTCTTCTGCTTCTTCACGCACCTGACGCAGCGCGTCGTCGATTGCCAGGTCGGCCAATTCCTTGGCCAGTTCGATGGTGTGCGGGTTCTGCGTGACGTGCTTGGTGATGTAGGCCCCTTCGATGATCAGGCAAAGCTTGCGTGCAAGTTCTTCGGGATCTTTCACCTGGCAATTCTTTGCCAGCACGACGACGAACTCTTCGAACGTATGCTTATTTCGCGCAGCCGCCTGAAAGACCGGCTCGGTGGGCAACGGGAACTCCATCGCGGCCCGCACGAAAAAACATCCATGAAAATCGTCCTGCACCAGAAACATATCAACCAAGTCGAAAATGGCCCGCAATTGCCCTTCGGGCGTCCCTCCGCCTCGCTCCCAGACGACTTGCTTACAGAGTCCTTCGAGCCAATCTCCTTTGCCATCGAGGGCAGCTAAGAGCAGGTCGTCTTTTGACTCGAAGTGCTTATAGAATGCGGTTTTACTGATTCCGACGTCGGAGAGAATCTGGTCGATACCGACGTTCCGAAACCCGTCTCGATAGAACCGGCTGCTGGCAGCTTCGATCAGTCGCTCGCGCGTAGGTGCTTTGACCATAGATTTCCCCTAAATGCGTTCCCCCGACCCGCCAGGTGTACCACGAGTCAACCCAAAGTGTACCACAAGTAAACGCAACACCTGGGCGGGAAACACGATAATGACGTGACGGCGCTAAATGAGCGACGTTCCTAAGCGATCAACTGCCCCATAGTAAACAGAGAAAGACCCCAATCATGCTGCGAATCATCTCCTTCCTGTACGCCGTATCTGCCTATTTAGGCTTCTTGGCAATCGTCACGTATTTCATGGCTTTCCTGGCCGGCATGATCGTTCCGATCACTGTCGATACCCCTTCGCAGCTTCCCCTGGCCGCTGCGATCGCTATCGACATTGGCCTCATTTCGCTCTTCGCTGCCCAACATTCGATCATGGCGCGGCCAGCATTTAAGCGGATGTGGACAAAGATTGTCCCCGAGCCAATCGAGCGAGCCACGTATGTTTGGGCCTCGAATATCGTCCTGGGAATCGTCCTGTTCTGCTGGCAAGGTATCGACATGGTCATCTGGGACATCCAGCAGCCAGCGCTGCGAATCACGATGTGGGCACTCTACGTGATTGGGTTCCTGATGGTGCCGGTGGTGAGCCTGATGATTAACCACTTCGACCTGTTCGGCCTGCGACAAGCCTGGCTGCACCTGAACGAGAAGGAATACCAGCCGCTCCCATTCCGTACTCCGCTGCTGTACGCCCTCGTGCGACACCCGCTGTACGTTGCTTGGGCGGCCGCATTTTGGTTCACGCCAACCATGACCGCTGGACACCTTCTGTTTGCCGTCGGCATGACCGTTTACATGGGTCTGGCTGCGATCGTGGAAG includes:
- a CDS encoding TetR/AcrR family transcriptional regulator codes for the protein MVKAPTRERLIEAASSRFYRDGFRNVGIDQILSDVGISKTAFYKHFESKDDLLLAALDGKGDWLEGLCKQVVWERGGGTPEGQLRAIFDLVDMFLVQDDFHGCFFVRAAMEFPLPTEPVFQAAARNKHTFEEFVVVLAKNCQVKDPEELARKLCLIIEGAYITKHVTQNPHTIELAKELADLAIDDALRQVREEAEDSSADDASAGADL
- the mddA gene encoding methanethiol S-methyltransferase, with amino-acid sequence MLRIISFLYAVSAYLGFLAIVTYFMAFLAGMIVPITVDTPSQLPLAAAIAIDIGLISLFAAQHSIMARPAFKRMWTKIVPEPIERATYVWASNIVLGIVLFCWQGIDMVIWDIQQPALRITMWALYVIGFLMVPVVSLMINHFDLFGLRQAWLHLNEKEYQPLPFRTPLLYALVRHPLYVAWAAAFWFTPTMTAGHLLFAVGMTVYMGLAAIVEERDLINVYGDQYRKYQRTVGMFVPRLTGRTSPEETATM